One window of the Eschrichtius robustus isolate mEscRob2 chromosome X, mEscRob2.pri, whole genome shotgun sequence genome contains the following:
- the VMA21 gene encoding vacuolar ATPase assembly integral membrane protein VMA21, giving the protein MERFDKAALNAVQPCDFRNESSLASTLKTLLFFTALMITVPIGLYFTTKSYVFEGAFGMSNRDSYFYAAIVAVVAVHVVLALFVYVAWNEGSRQWREGKQD; this is encoded by the exons ATGGAGCGTTTTGATAAAGCGGCGCTGAACGCGGTGCAGCCGTGCGACTTCAG AAATGAAAGTTCATTAGCATCCACTCTGAAGACGCTCCTGTTCTTCACAGCTTTAATGATCACTGTACCTATTGGGTTATATTTCACGACTAAATCTTATGTTTTTGAAG GCGCCTTTGGGATGTCCAATAGGGACAGCTATTTTTATGCTGCTATTGTTGCAGTGGTCGCCGTCCACGTGGTGCTGGCCCTCTTTGTTTATGTGGCCTGGAATGAAGGTTCACGGCAGTGGCGTGAAGGCAAACAGGATTAA